Proteins encoded together in one Bos indicus isolate NIAB-ARS_2022 breed Sahiwal x Tharparkar chromosome 25, NIAB-ARS_B.indTharparkar_mat_pri_1.0, whole genome shotgun sequence window:
- the ZNF205 gene encoding transcriptional repressor RHIT isoform X1 produces the protein MSADDGGIRAAQDKERARETPGHGHSCQEMLSESEGTVPLGEARESPHIKMEPEEPHPEGVSQETRAEGARGWVPLSQGTKEKVCFLPGGALPAPQIPVLSREGRTRDRQMAAALLTAWSQMPVTFEDMALYLSREEWGRLDHTQQSFYREVLQKRSGLSLAGFPFSRPFWASQVQGKGEAPGSSRQLGHEEEEKRGVVEVDKEELAASLGALGDAKSFKSRMGRAQGEAPRCGQRAASGQNSGPAKDDVQPCPVEEAQLESAPPDTDLPKTQEGHFTEQPREGGTAAPESSEEGLALDSEAGKKTYKCEQCGKAFSWHSHLVTHRRTHTGEKPYACTDCGKRFGRSSHLIQHQIIHTGEKPYTCPSCWKSFSHHSTLIQHQRIHTGEKPYVCDRCAKRFTRRSDLVTHQGTHTGAKPHKCPICGKCFTQSSALVTHQRTHTGVKPYPCPECGKCFSQRSNLIAHNRTHTGEKPYHCLDCGKSFSHSSHLTAHQRTHRGVRPYSCPLCGKSFSRRSNLHRHEKIHTAGPKALAMLMLGAAGTLAAPPPAPT, from the exons atgtctgcagACGACGGAGGCATCCGGGCTGCCCAGGACAAGGAGAGAGCCCGAGAG ACTCCAGGTCATGGGCATTCTTGTCAAGAAATGCTCTCTGAGTCAGAGGGGACAGTGCCTCTAGGAGAGGCCCGGGAGTCACCCCACATCAAGATGGAGCCAGAGGAGCCGCACCCTGAAGGGGTGTCACAGGAGACCAGAGCTGAAGGAGCGCGGGGCTGGGTGCCCCTAAGCCAGGGCACTAAGGAGAAAGTGTGtttcctgcctggaggag ccctcccagccccccagATCCCTGTGCTCTCCCGCGAGGGGAGGACCAGAGACCGGCAGATGGCCGCGGCGCTCCTCACCGCCTGGTCCCAG ATGCCGGTGACCTTTGAGGACATGGCTCTGTACCTCTCCCGGGAGGAATGGGGGCGGCTGGACCACACCCAGCAGAGCTTCTACAGGGAGGTCCTGCAGAAGAGGAGCGGGCTCTCCTTGG CAGGGTTTCCCTTCAGCAGACCTTTCTGGGCCTCTCAAGTGCAGGGCAAGGGTGAGGCCCCGGGCTCCAGCAGGCAGTTGGGacatgaggaggaggagaaaagag GAGTGGTGGAGGTGGACAAGGAGGAGCTGGCTGCATCCCTGGGAGCCCTTGGCGATGCAAAGTCCTTCAAAAGCAGAATGGGAAGAGCCCAGGGGGAGGCCCCGCGGTGCGGGCAGCGAGCAGCCAGCGGCCAGAACTCAGGGCCAGCCAAGGACGATGTGCAGCCCTGTCCCGTGGAGGAGGCACAGCTGGAATCAGCCCCGCCTGACACCGACCTCCCGAAAACCCAGGAGGGCCACTTCACGGAGCAACCCAGAGAAGGGGGGACGGCCGCCCCTGAGAGCAGCGAGGAGGGCCTGGCGCTGGACAGCGAGGCGGGCAAGAAGACCTACAAGTGCGAGCAGTGCGGCAAGGCCTTCAGCTGGCACTCGCACCTGGTGACGCACCGGCGCACgcacacgggcgagaagccctACGCCTGCACGGACTGCGGCAAGCGCTTCGGCCGCAGCTCGCACCTCATCCAGCACCAGATCATCcacacgggcgagaagccctACACCTGCCCATCCTGCTGGAAGAGCTTCAGCCACCACTCGACGCTGATCCAGCACCAGCGCATCcacacgggcgagaagccctATGTGTGCGACCGCTGTGCCAAGCGCTTCACCCGCCGCTCGGACCTGGTCACCCACCAGGGCACCCACACGGGCGCCAAGCCGCACAAGTGCCCCATCTGTGGCAAGTGCTTCACGCAGAGCTCGGCCCTGGTCACCCACCAGCGCACCCACACCGGGGTCAAGCCCTACCCGTGTCCCGAGTGCGGTAAGTGCTTCAGCCAGCGATCCAACCTCATTGCGCACAACCGCACACACACCGGCGAGAAGCCCTACCACTGCCTCGACTGCGGCAAGAGCTTCAGCCACAGCTCGCACCTCACCGCCCACCAGCGCACCCACCGAGGCGTCCGGCCCTACTCCTGCCCGCTGTGCGGCAAGAGCTTTAGCCGGCGTTCCAACCTGCATCGGCACGAGAAGATCCACACGGCGGGGCCCAAGGCCCTGGCCATGCTGATGCTGGGGGCGGCCGGGACTCTGGCAGCACCCCCGCCTGCCCCTACCTAG
- the ZNF205 gene encoding transcriptional repressor RHIT isoform X4, which yields MSADDGGIRAAQDKERARETPGHGHSCQEMLSESEGTVPLGEARESPHIKMEPEEPHPEGVSQETRAEGARGWVPLSQGTKEKVCFLPGGALPAPQIPVLSREGRTRDRQMAAALLTAWSQMPVTFEDMALYLSREEWGRLDHTQQSFYREVLQKRSGLSLGVVEVDKEELAASLGALGDAKSFKSRMGRAQGEAPRCGQRAASGQNSGPAKDDVQPCPVEEAQLESAPPDTDLPKTQEGHFTEQPREGGTAAPESSEEGLALDSEAGKKTYKCEQCGKAFSWHSHLVTHRRTHTGEKPYACTDCGKRFGRSSHLIQHQIIHTGEKPYTCPSCWKSFSHHSTLIQHQRIHTGEKPYVCDRCAKRFTRRSDLVTHQGTHTGAKPHKCPICGKCFTQSSALVTHQRTHTGVKPYPCPECGKCFSQRSNLIAHNRTHTGEKPYHCLDCGKSFSHSSHLTAHQRTHRGVRPYSCPLCGKSFSRRSNLHRHEKIHTAGPKALAMLMLGAAGTLAAPPPAPT from the exons atgtctgcagACGACGGAGGCATCCGGGCTGCCCAGGACAAGGAGAGAGCCCGAGAG ACTCCAGGTCATGGGCATTCTTGTCAAGAAATGCTCTCTGAGTCAGAGGGGACAGTGCCTCTAGGAGAGGCCCGGGAGTCACCCCACATCAAGATGGAGCCAGAGGAGCCGCACCCTGAAGGGGTGTCACAGGAGACCAGAGCTGAAGGAGCGCGGGGCTGGGTGCCCCTAAGCCAGGGCACTAAGGAGAAAGTGTGtttcctgcctggaggag ccctcccagccccccagATCCCTGTGCTCTCCCGCGAGGGGAGGACCAGAGACCGGCAGATGGCCGCGGCGCTCCTCACCGCCTGGTCCCAG ATGCCGGTGACCTTTGAGGACATGGCTCTGTACCTCTCCCGGGAGGAATGGGGGCGGCTGGACCACACCCAGCAGAGCTTCTACAGGGAGGTCCTGCAGAAGAGGAGCGGGCTCTCCTTGG GAGTGGTGGAGGTGGACAAGGAGGAGCTGGCTGCATCCCTGGGAGCCCTTGGCGATGCAAAGTCCTTCAAAAGCAGAATGGGAAGAGCCCAGGGGGAGGCCCCGCGGTGCGGGCAGCGAGCAGCCAGCGGCCAGAACTCAGGGCCAGCCAAGGACGATGTGCAGCCCTGTCCCGTGGAGGAGGCACAGCTGGAATCAGCCCCGCCTGACACCGACCTCCCGAAAACCCAGGAGGGCCACTTCACGGAGCAACCCAGAGAAGGGGGGACGGCCGCCCCTGAGAGCAGCGAGGAGGGCCTGGCGCTGGACAGCGAGGCGGGCAAGAAGACCTACAAGTGCGAGCAGTGCGGCAAGGCCTTCAGCTGGCACTCGCACCTGGTGACGCACCGGCGCACgcacacgggcgagaagccctACGCCTGCACGGACTGCGGCAAGCGCTTCGGCCGCAGCTCGCACCTCATCCAGCACCAGATCATCcacacgggcgagaagccctACACCTGCCCATCCTGCTGGAAGAGCTTCAGCCACCACTCGACGCTGATCCAGCACCAGCGCATCcacacgggcgagaagccctATGTGTGCGACCGCTGTGCCAAGCGCTTCACCCGCCGCTCGGACCTGGTCACCCACCAGGGCACCCACACGGGCGCCAAGCCGCACAAGTGCCCCATCTGTGGCAAGTGCTTCACGCAGAGCTCGGCCCTGGTCACCCACCAGCGCACCCACACCGGGGTCAAGCCCTACCCGTGTCCCGAGTGCGGTAAGTGCTTCAGCCAGCGATCCAACCTCATTGCGCACAACCGCACACACACCGGCGAGAAGCCCTACCACTGCCTCGACTGCGGCAAGAGCTTCAGCCACAGCTCGCACCTCACCGCCCACCAGCGCACCCACCGAGGCGTCCGGCCCTACTCCTGCCCGCTGTGCGGCAAGAGCTTTAGCCGGCGTTCCAACCTGCATCGGCACGAGAAGATCCACACGGCGGGGCCCAAGGCCCTGGCCATGCTGATGCTGGGGGCGGCCGGGACTCTGGCAGCACCCCCGCCTGCCCCTACCTAG
- the ZNF205 gene encoding transcriptional repressor RHIT isoform X2 — MSADDGGIRAAQDKERARETPGHGHSCQEMLSESEGTVPLGEARESPHIKMEPEEPHPEGVSQETRAEGARGWVPLSQGTKEKVCFLPGGALPAPQIPVLSREGRTRDRQMAAALLTAWSQMPVTFEDMALYLSREEWGRLDHTQQSFYREVLQKRSGLSLGFPFSRPFWASQVQGKGEAPGSSRQLGHEEEEKRGVVEVDKEELAASLGALGDAKSFKSRMGRAQGEAPRCGQRAASGQNSGPAKDDVQPCPVEEAQLESAPPDTDLPKTQEGHFTEQPREGGTAAPESSEEGLALDSEAGKKTYKCEQCGKAFSWHSHLVTHRRTHTGEKPYACTDCGKRFGRSSHLIQHQIIHTGEKPYTCPSCWKSFSHHSTLIQHQRIHTGEKPYVCDRCAKRFTRRSDLVTHQGTHTGAKPHKCPICGKCFTQSSALVTHQRTHTGVKPYPCPECGKCFSQRSNLIAHNRTHTGEKPYHCLDCGKSFSHSSHLTAHQRTHRGVRPYSCPLCGKSFSRRSNLHRHEKIHTAGPKALAMLMLGAAGTLAAPPPAPT; from the exons atgtctgcagACGACGGAGGCATCCGGGCTGCCCAGGACAAGGAGAGAGCCCGAGAG ACTCCAGGTCATGGGCATTCTTGTCAAGAAATGCTCTCTGAGTCAGAGGGGACAGTGCCTCTAGGAGAGGCCCGGGAGTCACCCCACATCAAGATGGAGCCAGAGGAGCCGCACCCTGAAGGGGTGTCACAGGAGACCAGAGCTGAAGGAGCGCGGGGCTGGGTGCCCCTAAGCCAGGGCACTAAGGAGAAAGTGTGtttcctgcctggaggag ccctcccagccccccagATCCCTGTGCTCTCCCGCGAGGGGAGGACCAGAGACCGGCAGATGGCCGCGGCGCTCCTCACCGCCTGGTCCCAG ATGCCGGTGACCTTTGAGGACATGGCTCTGTACCTCTCCCGGGAGGAATGGGGGCGGCTGGACCACACCCAGCAGAGCTTCTACAGGGAGGTCCTGCAGAAGAGGAGCGGGCTCTCCTTGG GGTTTCCCTTCAGCAGACCTTTCTGGGCCTCTCAAGTGCAGGGCAAGGGTGAGGCCCCGGGCTCCAGCAGGCAGTTGGGacatgaggaggaggagaaaagag GAGTGGTGGAGGTGGACAAGGAGGAGCTGGCTGCATCCCTGGGAGCCCTTGGCGATGCAAAGTCCTTCAAAAGCAGAATGGGAAGAGCCCAGGGGGAGGCCCCGCGGTGCGGGCAGCGAGCAGCCAGCGGCCAGAACTCAGGGCCAGCCAAGGACGATGTGCAGCCCTGTCCCGTGGAGGAGGCACAGCTGGAATCAGCCCCGCCTGACACCGACCTCCCGAAAACCCAGGAGGGCCACTTCACGGAGCAACCCAGAGAAGGGGGGACGGCCGCCCCTGAGAGCAGCGAGGAGGGCCTGGCGCTGGACAGCGAGGCGGGCAAGAAGACCTACAAGTGCGAGCAGTGCGGCAAGGCCTTCAGCTGGCACTCGCACCTGGTGACGCACCGGCGCACgcacacgggcgagaagccctACGCCTGCACGGACTGCGGCAAGCGCTTCGGCCGCAGCTCGCACCTCATCCAGCACCAGATCATCcacacgggcgagaagccctACACCTGCCCATCCTGCTGGAAGAGCTTCAGCCACCACTCGACGCTGATCCAGCACCAGCGCATCcacacgggcgagaagccctATGTGTGCGACCGCTGTGCCAAGCGCTTCACCCGCCGCTCGGACCTGGTCACCCACCAGGGCACCCACACGGGCGCCAAGCCGCACAAGTGCCCCATCTGTGGCAAGTGCTTCACGCAGAGCTCGGCCCTGGTCACCCACCAGCGCACCCACACCGGGGTCAAGCCCTACCCGTGTCCCGAGTGCGGTAAGTGCTTCAGCCAGCGATCCAACCTCATTGCGCACAACCGCACACACACCGGCGAGAAGCCCTACCACTGCCTCGACTGCGGCAAGAGCTTCAGCCACAGCTCGCACCTCACCGCCCACCAGCGCACCCACCGAGGCGTCCGGCCCTACTCCTGCCCGCTGTGCGGCAAGAGCTTTAGCCGGCGTTCCAACCTGCATCGGCACGAGAAGATCCACACGGCGGGGCCCAAGGCCCTGGCCATGCTGATGCTGGGGGCGGCCGGGACTCTGGCAGCACCCCCGCCTGCCCCTACCTAG
- the ZNF205 gene encoding transcriptional repressor RHIT isoform X3 yields MTPGHGHSCQEMLSESEGTVPLGEARESPHIKMEPEEPHPEGVSQETRAEGARGWVPLSQGTKEKVCFLPGGALPAPQIPVLSREGRTRDRQMAAALLTAWSQMPVTFEDMALYLSREEWGRLDHTQQSFYREVLQKRSGLSLAGFPFSRPFWASQVQGKGEAPGSSRQLGHEEEEKRGVVEVDKEELAASLGALGDAKSFKSRMGRAQGEAPRCGQRAASGQNSGPAKDDVQPCPVEEAQLESAPPDTDLPKTQEGHFTEQPREGGTAAPESSEEGLALDSEAGKKTYKCEQCGKAFSWHSHLVTHRRTHTGEKPYACTDCGKRFGRSSHLIQHQIIHTGEKPYTCPSCWKSFSHHSTLIQHQRIHTGEKPYVCDRCAKRFTRRSDLVTHQGTHTGAKPHKCPICGKCFTQSSALVTHQRTHTGVKPYPCPECGKCFSQRSNLIAHNRTHTGEKPYHCLDCGKSFSHSSHLTAHQRTHRGVRPYSCPLCGKSFSRRSNLHRHEKIHTAGPKALAMLMLGAAGTLAAPPPAPT; encoded by the exons ATG ACTCCAGGTCATGGGCATTCTTGTCAAGAAATGCTCTCTGAGTCAGAGGGGACAGTGCCTCTAGGAGAGGCCCGGGAGTCACCCCACATCAAGATGGAGCCAGAGGAGCCGCACCCTGAAGGGGTGTCACAGGAGACCAGAGCTGAAGGAGCGCGGGGCTGGGTGCCCCTAAGCCAGGGCACTAAGGAGAAAGTGTGtttcctgcctggaggag ccctcccagccccccagATCCCTGTGCTCTCCCGCGAGGGGAGGACCAGAGACCGGCAGATGGCCGCGGCGCTCCTCACCGCCTGGTCCCAG ATGCCGGTGACCTTTGAGGACATGGCTCTGTACCTCTCCCGGGAGGAATGGGGGCGGCTGGACCACACCCAGCAGAGCTTCTACAGGGAGGTCCTGCAGAAGAGGAGCGGGCTCTCCTTGG CAGGGTTTCCCTTCAGCAGACCTTTCTGGGCCTCTCAAGTGCAGGGCAAGGGTGAGGCCCCGGGCTCCAGCAGGCAGTTGGGacatgaggaggaggagaaaagag GAGTGGTGGAGGTGGACAAGGAGGAGCTGGCTGCATCCCTGGGAGCCCTTGGCGATGCAAAGTCCTTCAAAAGCAGAATGGGAAGAGCCCAGGGGGAGGCCCCGCGGTGCGGGCAGCGAGCAGCCAGCGGCCAGAACTCAGGGCCAGCCAAGGACGATGTGCAGCCCTGTCCCGTGGAGGAGGCACAGCTGGAATCAGCCCCGCCTGACACCGACCTCCCGAAAACCCAGGAGGGCCACTTCACGGAGCAACCCAGAGAAGGGGGGACGGCCGCCCCTGAGAGCAGCGAGGAGGGCCTGGCGCTGGACAGCGAGGCGGGCAAGAAGACCTACAAGTGCGAGCAGTGCGGCAAGGCCTTCAGCTGGCACTCGCACCTGGTGACGCACCGGCGCACgcacacgggcgagaagccctACGCCTGCACGGACTGCGGCAAGCGCTTCGGCCGCAGCTCGCACCTCATCCAGCACCAGATCATCcacacgggcgagaagccctACACCTGCCCATCCTGCTGGAAGAGCTTCAGCCACCACTCGACGCTGATCCAGCACCAGCGCATCcacacgggcgagaagccctATGTGTGCGACCGCTGTGCCAAGCGCTTCACCCGCCGCTCGGACCTGGTCACCCACCAGGGCACCCACACGGGCGCCAAGCCGCACAAGTGCCCCATCTGTGGCAAGTGCTTCACGCAGAGCTCGGCCCTGGTCACCCACCAGCGCACCCACACCGGGGTCAAGCCCTACCCGTGTCCCGAGTGCGGTAAGTGCTTCAGCCAGCGATCCAACCTCATTGCGCACAACCGCACACACACCGGCGAGAAGCCCTACCACTGCCTCGACTGCGGCAAGAGCTTCAGCCACAGCTCGCACCTCACCGCCCACCAGCGCACCCACCGAGGCGTCCGGCCCTACTCCTGCCCGCTGTGCGGCAAGAGCTTTAGCCGGCGTTCCAACCTGCATCGGCACGAGAAGATCCACACGGCGGGGCCCAAGGCCCTGGCCATGCTGATGCTGGGGGCGGCCGGGACTCTGGCAGCACCCCCGCCTGCCCCTACCTAG
- the ZNF213 gene encoding zinc finger protein 213 codes for MAAPPEPQDQAPEEGEGLLIVKVEDSSWEQDPAQPEDHGDPEVCRQRFRQFCYGDAGGPHEAFSQLWELCCRWLRPELRTKEQILELLVLEQFLSVLPLGVQDWVCQRCPGSGEEAVALVEDLQKQPVKAWSQDVPSERAEPEAAVQGSQAQGPPWRAGTRSRPPVPWEPHSRGAQLPALKQGSTRETTDTCFASGGPVTFGDIPFYFSREEWGSLDPAQRDLFWDIKRENSRNVALGLGHRSHSEKSRLEEVVTALPDQAAGNETASWRPEEAEAWEGGARPGAPRGRVVGARRGRPPTHRRQLRDLAAEKPHSCGQCGKRFRWGSDLARHQRTHTGEKPHKCQECDKSFRSSSDLVRHQGVHTGQKPFSCTQCGKSFSRSAYLADHQRIHTGEKPFGCSDCGKSFSLRSYLLDHRRVHTGERPFGCGECDKSFKQRAHLIAHQSLHAKMAQPVG; via the exons ATGGCAGCCCCCCCAGAGCCTCAGGACCAAGCCCCTGAGGAGGGAGAAGGGCTTCTGATCGTGAAGGTAGAAGATTCCTCCTGGGAGCAGGACCCTGCCCAGCCAGAGGACCACGGGGACCCAGAGGTGTGCCGCCAGCGCTTTCGGCAGTTCTGCTACGGGGATGCAGGCGGGCCCCACGAGGCCTTCAGCCAGCTCTGGGAGCTCTGCTGCCGCTGGCTACGGCCTGAGCTGCGCACCAAGGAGCAGATCCTGGAGCTGCTGGTGCTGGAGCAGTTCTTGAGCGTGCTGCCCCTGGGCGTCCAGGACTGGGTGTGCCAGCGGTGTCCAGGCAGTGGCGAGGAGGCTGTCGCCTTGGTGGAAGACCTGCAGAAGCAGCCAGTGAAAGCTTGGTCACAG GATGTGCCCTCAGAGCGGGCGGAACctgaggctgcagtccaggggtcccaggcccAGGGGCCTCCCTGGAGGGCGGGGACACGAAGCCGGCCACCTGTACCCTGGGAGCCGCACAGCCGTGGTG CCCAGCTTCCAGCTCTTAAACAGGGGAGCACCAGAGAGACGACAGATACCTGCTTTGCCTCTGGG GGACCTGTGACATTTGGAGACATTCCCTTTTATTTCTCCCGGGAAGAATGGGGGTCCCTGGACCCTGCCCAGAGGGATCTCTTCTGGGACATAAAAAGGGAGAACTCTCGGAATGTTGCCCTGG GTTTGGGGCACAGGAGCCACAGTGAGAAGTCCCGGCTGGAGGAGGTGGTGACGGCGCTCCCGGACCAGGCTGCTGGCAACGAGACCGCATCCTGGAGGCCGGAGGAGGCCGAGGCCTGGGAGGGTGGGGCCCGGCCGGGGGCGCCCCGGGGGCGGGTGGTGGGGGCGCGGCGGGGCCGGCCGCCCACGCACCGGCGGCAGCTCCGGGACCTGGCGGCCGAGAAGCCGCACAGCTGCGGCCAGTGCGGCAAGCGCTTCCGCTGGGGCTCCGACCTGGCGCGCCACCAGCGCACGCACACGGGCGAGAAGCCGCACAAGTGCCAGGAGTGCGACAAGAGTTTCCGCAGCTCCTCGGATCTGGTGCGCCACCAGGGCGTGCACACGGGCCAGAAGCCCTTCTCCTGCACCCAGTGCGGCAAGAGCTTCAGCCGCAGCGCCTACCTGGCTGACCACCAGCGCATCcacacgggcgagaagccctTTGGCTGCAGCGACTGCGGCAAGAGCTTTTCACTGCGCTCCTACCTGCTGGACCACCGGCGCGTGCACACGGGCGAGCGGCCCTTCGGCTGCGGTGAGTGCGACAAGAGCTTCAAGCAGCGCGCCCACCTCATCGCCCACCAGAGCCTGCACGCCAAGATGGCCCAGCCTGTGGGCTGA